Proteins found in one Sporosarcina sp. FSL K6-3457 genomic segment:
- the resA gene encoding thiol-disulfide oxidoreductase ResA — protein sequence MGLAKADKKKKRLIIRTIVLLLLVAAVGYTITSKDKVKVLAVGDKAPDFELVDLEGNKHRLSDYKGQGVFLNFWGTWCGPCKKEMPHMESQHIAFENKGVQILAVNIAESSLKVEAFRDQYGLTFPIAIDKDKSVKEAYNIVPLPTTFLIDKEGKIEKIITSEMTEAEIISYMESIQP from the coding sequence ATGGGTTTGGCAAAAGCAGATAAAAAGAAAAAACGTCTTATTATAAGAACGATTGTCCTGTTACTGCTTGTAGCGGCAGTCGGCTATACAATCACTTCGAAAGATAAAGTGAAAGTGTTGGCTGTTGGTGACAAAGCACCTGATTTTGAACTAGTCGATTTGGAGGGTAACAAACACCGTCTATCTGATTACAAAGGACAAGGTGTGTTCTTAAATTTTTGGGGGACTTGGTGTGGTCCATGTAAAAAGGAAATGCCTCATATGGAAAGTCAACATATTGCATTTGAAAATAAAGGTGTCCAAATACTCGCCGTCAATATTGCAGAATCATCGTTGAAGGTAGAAGCATTCCGAGATCAGTATGGTCTGACATTCCCCATTGCGATTGATAAAGATAAAAGTGTCAAAGAGGCCTATAATATAGTGCCGCTACCCACAACATTTTTAATTGACAAAGAGGGGAAAATCGAAAAGATCATCACGAGCGAAATGACGGAGGCTGAAATCATTTCCTATATGGAGAGCATTCAACCCTAA